The genomic stretch ACCATCTTTGATTTTAGAGGGAGAGATTTAGAGTCAGGGGTAACTTACTGGCGGTTTTCCAGGACCCACTGAATCGCATGTCGGGTGAGTTCCGTCGCGTTAGACAGATTCAGTTTATGTTTGATGTTCTCGCGGTAGGTTTCGATTGTTTTCGCGCTGAGATTCAACTTGGAAGCGATCTGGCGGGTGGTTTCTCCCTGGCCGATCTGCTCAAAGACTTCCAGTTCCCGGTCGGAGAGTTTCTCGATGGGGGAGAGGTGTTCGTCTTCCAGGGCACCAATGGAACGAGAGATCATACGTTCGGTGACGTCCTGGCTGAGATAGATTTTACCGGAAAGTACACGTTCGATGGCGTTGATTAACTGCTCGGGTGCCTGCTGTTTATTGACGAACCCCTGTGCGCCCGCACGAATACAACGTTCCGCGAAGAGGCTTTCATCATGCATCGAGACGGCAAGCAGTTTGACTTGTGGGAACTGAGACTTGACGTCTTTGATCAGTTCCAGCCCGGAGCCATCGGAGAGGGAGATGTCCACGATGACCAGATGGGGGGCGGTCTCTCGGATCTGCTGGAGGGCTTCGACTTTACTGCCAGCCTGGGCGCAGACCTGTAGATGATCTCGTCGCTGGATGAGATGGACGTAGCCTTCCCGAACGATGGGATGATCGTCAACAATCATGATACGGGTGCAGGAATGACTATGTGAATCGTCTCTGGAGTGTTCTTCCATCACTGGCCCACGTGAAGTCAGGTTCTGATCGAGGATTCGGATAGCAGAACCATTCTATACTGCGGGAGTGATGGAGAACATCGTCCAATTTTGAG from Gimesia chilikensis encodes the following:
- a CDS encoding response regulator transcription factor — encoded protein: MIVDDHPIVREGYVHLIQRRDHLQVCAQAGSKVEALQQIRETAPHLVIVDISLSDGSGLELIKDVKSQFPQVKLLAVSMHDESLFAERCIRAGAQGFVNKQQAPEQLINAIERVLSGKIYLSQDVTERMISRSIGALEDEHLSPIEKLSDRELEVFEQIGQGETTRQIASKLNLSAKTIETYRENIKHKLNLSNATELTRHAIQWVLENRQ